The genomic segment GCTCAAGGCCTGGAACATCTGGCTGATCGTGCTGGCGTACAGCAGCACCGTGCTCGGCACGTTTCTGAACCGCAGCGGCATCGTCCAGAGCGTTCACGCGTTTTCCAACGGCCCGGTTGGAGCAGTCTTTCTGGGCTTTCTGGCCTTTCTGTTCATCGCCGGAATCGCGCTGGCGGCGTGGCGCAGCCCGTACCTGCGCGACGAGGGCGAGAGCGCCGCGCCGCTCAGCCGCGAGAGTGCCTTTCTGGCGGGCAACTGGCTGTTTCTGGTCTTCGCACTGATGGTGCTGCTCGGCACGCTGTTTCCGGTGCTGGTGGAAGCCGCCACAGGGCATAAAACCAGCGTGGGCGGCCCCTTCTTCGATGCGTTTGCCATTCCGCTGGGGCTGGGACTGCTGCTGCTCATGGGCGTCGGCCCGATGCTGCCGTGGCGACGGGCGAGCGGCGAGAAGCTGCTGGCTGCACTGCGGATTCCCGGCGGGGCGGGTCTGCTGGCCCTGGTTATCGGCTTCGCGGCGGGCGTCCGCTCTATCGGCGTGCTGCTGACGCTGGCACTGGCCGCCTACAACCTGGCGGGCCTGGGGCTACTGACGGTGCGGGCAGCCCGCGAGCGCGGCAGCTTTCCTGCGCTGCTGCGCGAACAGCCCCGTCGCTACGGTGCATACACCGCGCATATTGGTCTGGTGGTGCTCAGCCTGGGGCTGGCCTTCA from the Deinococcus ruber genome contains:
- a CDS encoding cytochrome c-type biogenesis CcmF C-terminal domain-containing protein produces the protein LKAWNIWLIVLAYSSTVLGTFLNRSGIVQSVHAFSNGPVGAVFLGFLAFLFIAGIALAAWRSPYLRDEGESAAPLSRESAFLAGNWLFLVFALMVLLGTLFPVLVEAATGHKTSVGGPFFDAFAIPLGLGLLLLMGVGPMLPWRRASGEKLLAALRIPGGAGLLALVIGFAAGVRSIGVLLTLALAAYNLAGLGLLTVRAARERGSFPALLREQPRRYGAYTAHIGLVVLSLGLAFSGAYKTSGEVTLNVGQPVQLLGQTLTLEGVRRQSYPYGTSAIARVQMNDQLFEPRANLYIQGGNTPYPTPAVRYSVFGDTYLVATAFDTSATWVSVRLIQSPLVSWIWVGMLIVVLGAGFTLVTPRLALRQSVAAGAVAAD